In the genome of Methanotorris formicicus Mc-S-70, one region contains:
- a CDS encoding Rossmann-like domain-containing protein → MKKIAFIGNMMPLVKTLKENGNFEFYIFERNPKHITNETITGSFEYSLLPKMDAVLISGTSLLNGSLDMILDRAKNARLKILVGPTAQILPEFIGDYEIDYIASVRTTDIDKTLINLKFGSSFGLFKKYSKKYVVKV, encoded by the coding sequence ATTAAAAAGATTGCTTTTATTGGGAACATGATGCCATTGGTTAAAACCTTAAAAGAAAACGGCAATTTTGAATTTTATATATTTGAGAGAAATCCAAAGCATATAACTAATGAAACAATAACTGGCTCTTTTGAATATTCCCTACTACCAAAGATGGATGCGGTTTTAATTAGTGGGACATCCCTACTAAATGGTAGTTTAGATATGATTTTAGATAGGGCAAAAAATGCCAGATTAAAAATTTTAGTTGGTCCAACAGCACAAATTTTACCGGAATTTATTGGAGATTATGAAATTGACTATATCGCTTCAGTTCGTACAACAGATATTGATAAAACCCTGATTAATTTAAAATTTGGCTCTTCTTTTGGGCTGTTTAAAAAATACTCAAAAAAGTATGTTGTTAAGGTTTAA
- the modA gene encoding molybdate ABC transporter substrate-binding protein, whose product MENGVLKSKIFLISFISLVVIFGFLCGCLNESQSTSTKKPFEGKTITVLCGAGLMKPMNELIQNFENETGAKINVHYGGSSELFGVLATTGGDIFIPGAYKYTEDAMKKGIILNDTVKNITYHIPVIAVPEGNPKNIRSLEDLAKPNVKVVMGDPNACAIGKVAKKILEKNHLWENVSKNIVVKTPTVNQLLIYIATDQADAAIIWEDMVTWAESKGKVEVVEIPKDKDIIKTIPTAVTIYAKKDSNLEVAKAFNDYISSDKAKEIWKKWGFIPCK is encoded by the coding sequence ATGGAGAATGGGGTTTTAAAATCTAAAATTTTTTTAATTTCTTTTATATCTTTGGTAGTAATTTTTGGATTTTTATGCGGGTGTTTGAATGAAAGTCAAAGTACATCCACCAAAAAGCCGTTTGAAGGGAAAACAATAACTGTTTTATGTGGAGCAGGGTTAATGAAGCCAATGAATGAACTTATCCAAAACTTTGAAAATGAAACAGGGGCAAAAATAAATGTTCATTATGGAGGAAGTTCTGAGTTATTTGGTGTTTTGGCAACAACTGGAGGAGATATCTTCATTCCAGGGGCTTACAAATATACTGAAGATGCTATGAAAAAAGGGATTATTCTTAACGATACGGTAAAAAACATAACCTACCACATTCCAGTTATTGCGGTTCCAGAGGGAAATCCAAAGAATATAAGAAGTTTGGAGGATTTGGCAAAACCAAATGTTAAGGTCGTTATGGGAGATCCAAATGCCTGTGCAATTGGGAAAGTTGCAAAGAAAATTTTGGAGAAAAATCACCTATGGGAAAACGTTAGCAAAAATATAGTTGTTAAAACACCAACCGTAAATCAACTTCTCATTTACATAGCAACAGATCAGGCGGATGCAGCGATTATTTGGGAGGATATGGTTACTTGGGCAGAGAGTAAAGGAAAGGTTGAAGTTGTTGAAATTCCGAAGGATAAAGACATTATAAAAACAATACCAACGGCTGTAACAATATATGCCAAAAAAGACAGCAACTTGGAAGTTGCTAAGGCGTTTAATGATTATATTTCAAGTGATAAAGCAAAGGAAATCTGGAAAAAATGGGGCTTTATCCCATGTAAATAA